Proteins encoded by one window of Rhodamnia argentea isolate NSW1041297 chromosome 6, ASM2092103v1, whole genome shotgun sequence:
- the LOC115734305 gene encoding WAT1-related protein At5g40240-like, with product MYHHHPLLESYKPTPGSQASKSHQKWVQISVCIIFRQPREREMDGRARALLPFVGMIVVVQAQASNMVVMKMAMSDGINKYTMVFYSNALSSLVLLPCPFIISRRSGSCLPLTFAVLRKIFLLALVGFAAQICGYVGIDYSSPVLGTALMNLIPAFIFILAIISRMEKVNWKSSRGQAKLVGTIASILGAFVVTLYKGPPILPSPSPPPSVQPRHLLFLLSQQSNWILGGFLLVAESFLLSLWYIGQAFVLKDYPVVLNLMFYSIFFTTILSGLFSFAIVREPQSWILKVDAGLIAILYSALVAGVFMITLCTWCLKETGPVYVSMFKPLGIVFAVILGFIFLGEMLHLGSLIGAIVIVMGFYVVVWGKSKEEETTIKGSGDGRSLASSSHKIPLLQSRASSV from the exons AtgtatcatcatcatcctctttTGGAATCATACAAACCTACTCCAGGTTCTCAAGCAAGTAAATCACACCAAAAGTGGGTGCAAATATCTGTCTGCATAATCTTCCGccaaccgagagagagagagatggatgggAGAGCGAGGGCTTTGCTGCCGTTTGTAGGGATGATAGTGGTGGTTCAGGCTCAAGCGAGCAACATGGTGGTGATGAAAATGGCTATGTCCGATGGGATCAACAAGTACACCATGGTCTTTTACAGTAATGCCCTCTCCTCTCTCGTCCTCCTCCCTTGTCCTTTCATCATCTCTCGCAG GTCAGGGTCGTGTCTACCTCTCACTTTCGCTGTACTTCGCAAGATCTTCTTGCTCGCTCTGGTTGG ATTCGCAGCGCAGATTTGCGGGTACGTCGGCATCGATTACAGCTCCCCTGTTCTGGGCACGGCCTTGATGAACCTCATCCCagctttcattttcattcttgCCATTATTTCAAG GATGGAGAAAGTGAACTGGAAAAGCTCCAGAGGCCAAGCTAAGCTTGTGGGAACCATCGCATCCATTCTTGGTGCATTCGTAGTCACTCTCTACAAGGGTCCACCGATTCTCCCTTCACCTTCGCCTCCTCCTTCTGTCCAACCTCGCCACCTTCTGTTTCTTCTCTCGCAGCAATCCAATTGGATCCTTGGTGGGTTTCTCCTCGTGGCCGAATCTTTCTTGTTATCATTGTGGTACATTGGACAG GCATTCGTCCTCAAAGATTATCCCGTGGTGCTGAACTTAATGTTCTATTCAATTTTCTTTACGACTATTCTTTCCGGGCTATTCTCCTTCGCTATAGTGAGAGAACCGCAATCGTGGATTCTAAAAGTTGATGCAGGTCTGATCGCTATTTTGTATTCG GCTCTGGTTGCTGGCGTCTTCATGATCACATTGTGTACATGGTGCCTGAAGGAAACTGGACCTGTTTATGTCTCCATGTTCAAGCCTTTGGGGATTGTATTTGCTGTCATATTGGGGTTCATTTTTCTAGGCGAGATGTTACACCTTGGAAG CTTAATTGGAGCGATTGTGATTGTAATGGGATTCTACGTGGTAGTGTGGGGAAAGTCCAAAGAGGAAGAGACGACGATAAAGGGCAGTGGGGATGGGAGGAGTTTGGCATCCTCCAGCCATAAGATTCCTTTGCTCCAAAGCAGAGCTTCAAGCGTGTAA